From Hemibagrus wyckioides isolate EC202008001 linkage group LG11, SWU_Hwy_1.0, whole genome shotgun sequence:
GGTGCTACATTTCTGATTAAAGGTGTGCTGTAACTCTCCTGAGTGAAaaactttaatataaatattaatataaatataaatttaacatTGTATAAgaataacattttatatatttaacataataAGAATATTAAACATTCCCTAAGacccctttttccttttctgatactactattattattattattattacacacacactatatatatattcatttagaacattttaaataatttttttctaagaATTTCGAAGCACTTTTTTTAGCTGAAGATAAAATTCACTATATTTTTGTTAGTATCAGACTCAGTACTGATTATAAGTATTGGATTTGTGAATTCCATCTCTACCTATATTTATGTTTCTGGCATTcggtagatgcccttatccagagtgacttacaatttgtctcattttatacaactgagagttAAGGGGCCcgacagtggcagcttggaggacctgggattcaaactctcaaccttctgatctATAGTccgacaccttaaccactaaactatcACATCCCCTTATAATTAAACAGCAGCATGTATGTACATAATACCattattactttatttgttaattattttaggCGATGAGGATGAAGCTGTTTTCTGGTTCCTGGTCATCAAGAGTAAATGGAGTTGTATAGATTACTGCTCAGTTACTCATGAACCTCTGATCCGTAAACTTCATTCAGTAAATAAACGTAAACATTGGCAATAACAACATCCCTAGGATTCAAACCAACAACCTTCAGGTTGCAACCAGAACCTGAACTTGAATCTCCATGGAGATGGATCAGATTGAGctcaacattttctttttatattcacTTCTAGTCTGAGCGCCGCTCTCTGAAACTCTCGCTTATCAGACGTCAGCGAAATAAAGCGATCTAATATCCAGCGCTCCAGCAGATCGCGCAGAgccctgtttattttattttgtgagcAACTTTGTGTTTGATAGAAAGTCTGACGGAGGGATgagcagaaaataaattaaatcatccaggaggaggaggaaaaatgAGAGCACGCCGTATACGTACATTTCTGACTTAAATTTTAGGATGCATGGTCTTAATAACGTAAACTCCATTTTGTTCGGGATGTAAAAGACATTTCAGTGTCATGTTTATGTTTTAGGGAAAAGAGTCAGTCTTGTGTTATTCCTGTGATGTATAGATGGACATGTATTGCTCAGGATgagtgtgacggtgtgtgtgtgtgtttgtgggaattttCAGTATGAACTAGACCCATATTCAACACTACAAAAATTCAAGATCACTTTAAAGGTGCGGTGCTGTGCATGAGTACTCAAACTTTTTTCAAAGCTAGattttacaccgatcagccataacattatgaccacatgcctaatattgtgttggtcccccttttgccctGACCCATCGATGCATCgaatccactagatccctgaaggtattCTGTGGGACctggcactaagatgttagcagcagatcctttaagtcctgtaaattgcgaggtggggcctccatggatcggacttgtttgtccagcacatcctacagatgctcgactggattgagatctggggaatttggagaccaagtcaacacctcaaacttgtcgttgtggtcatcaaaccattcctgaaccatttctgctttgtggcacggcgcattattctgctgaaagaggccacagccatcagggaataccgattccatgaaagggtgtacatggtctgcaactatgcttaggtaggtggtacgtgtcaaagtaacatccacatggatggcaggacccaaggtttcccagcagaacattgcccaaagcatgatacTACCTCCCCCGgctcaccttcttcccatagtgcatcctggtgccatgtgttctccTGGTAAGTggcgcacacacacctggccatccacgtgatgtaaaaaaaaacgtgattcatcagaccaggtcaccttcttccatttctccgtggtccagttctgatgctcacatgcccattgttgatgcttttggtggtgcaccAGGATCAGCATGGGCATCCTGTCTGGTCtacagctatgcagccccatacacaacaaactgtcctgcactgtgtattctgacagctttctatcagaaccagcattaacttcttcagcaatttgagcaacagtatctcgtctgttggatcggatcacactggccagccttctctccccacatgcatcaatgagccttcgccatccatgaccctgtcgccggttcaccactgttccttccttggaccacttttggtagatactgaccactgcagaccgggaacaccccacaagagctgcagttttggatgtgctctgatccagtgatctagccatcacaatttggcccttcgtcaaactctctcaaatccttacacttgtccatttttcctgcttctaacacatcaactttgaggacaaaatgttcacttgctgcctaatatatcccacacactaacaggtggcatgatgaggagatcatcagtcttattcacttcagtggtcataatgttatgcctgatcggtgtatatcgtTACAACAAGGTATTgtgtaatttaatttcatttaagtATAGTTGTGGATGTTACAAATAATTTGATTAGCAGACTCAGAAGCCTTATATTCTGAAGTCCATTAAGAGACCTGAAATAGAAAGTTTACATTTTCCTTAGAcggatgaagaaaaaaaaaagataggaCAGAATAAAACATAAGGACTTGCTGTGGTTCCTGAGGATTGGAAAATTACTGCTCTTAAGCAAATGAATTCAAATGAATTGACGCTTCATTTCACAAACACGCCACGGTCAGTCTATTAAAATTTCATGCAATGATTGAAGGTTGGTGAAATATACATGATATGGTTACATTTGCATAATAAATCACGCTGGTAAATGACAGAGTCCATGCAGGCTTTTGGCAGAAGCTCTTAAAAGCAGTGAAACTAGTGTACCATGACCAATAATGTCAATGTTATTCATTTTAGTAGCCATTACTACTGAACTCCTGGAGCTGCAACTCATGAATAAaagctcattattattattaacatgtcGGTTTATGAGTCTGGGATTATATGTGAGAAAAGGGCTGTTTTTACTAATATTTGGCAACaggaaataagaaaataatgataTGGATATAGAGACTTAGATCAAATCTTGATCACTCATATGACATCTGTGTTGTTAGTATAGAGTTCTGAAGGTTTTTAAGCAAAACTTACAATGAATTAATGTTCCaaaatgtacatgtaaatatagatagatagatagatagatagatagatagatagatagatagatagatagatagatagatagatatagacagacatatatatatatatatatatatatatatatatatatatatatatatatatatatatagatatatatatatatatatagatagatagatagatagatagatagatagatagacagacagacagacagacagacagacagacagacagacagatagatagatagatagatagatagatagatagatagatagacagacagacagatagatagattgattgatatatagacagacagacagacagacagacagataaatagaaaaacagacagacagacagagatagatagatagatagatagatagatagatagatagatagatagatagatagatagatagatagatagatagatagatagatagatagaggcaCAATGCTGGTTTAGAATCTCATTAAAtagtaaatatacatttttgttatttatgatAATCAGTAACGAAGTAAAAACGCAAGTTCTAAATAATTCTGTCTCCTGATTTGACGTCATCACGAGGCTGGACGTTTGGTATTGTTTTTTATCTCAAGACTCGAATGAGATCTTGCTGGAAAAGACTGGAGCCAGAGTTTAGAATATTTATGCTTTAATATCTACACACTAACAGCTGTTTTAGTGACATCAACATTTCTGAATGttgaatgttaaaataaataaataaatttaataataataataaccataatTAAACCGGCAATTAATGATACAATTTAAGAAATCgtgaaaagatttattttaaaaattacattCATAATGAGATTTAATAACTGAATGGTGGTGATCTTAATACAATTAAGTTAACTgaaaatcaatcaattaatttagATTAAACCGGGCTCTAGTCGGTTCTCCATAACGTTTTATAGTAAAGTTTTAGAGTTTAGACAGTCTAGATTAACACTCCTCCTGTCTGGATGTGCCACTGGGACGGACTTTAAAGCTCTTCTCTGATTTTAAATCTCCTGTGAAGCCAGGGTTTTATGCCTGatgttagtaaaaaaaaatgctttacaaCCAATTTACACCGAGAAAATGAAATAAGAGTGTTAATTTTAAGAGCAGATTTAAGAATGGgtgctgaaataataataataataataataataataataataataataataataataataataataataataataacattcaaATCAACTTGTTTTGATGGATATATTATACGAATGTAACTAACCGACAAAATGACCATTTTAAATTGAACAACAATCTACAATTAGTGTTATTTTTCGCCCTTTTCCCACattttatcaatttttttttgtgtgtaacaggtcagaaatataatatatatatatctccagCCTTTTTTCCTCCCTCCGTTGGTATTTTACGACCTTGTAGCGCTCGTAACTCGTATTTACGGTAATTCCGACAGCAGTAGATTTAGCTCGGCAGCGCGCGCGATCTTTGGTCATAGCCGTAGCCTCAGGCAGTGGCCGCTCGAGGTCTCGCGAGAGAACGCGAGCTCTTGCAGGACGAGATTTTGCGAGGGGGACTCAGGTGTAAGAGCGCAGCGCAGCGCGTGCAGGGAGACAGATAAGCGCCACCGAGACACTGCAAGGCATCTCCTCTCTGCACCGGGCTCTCAGATCTCCTAAACTTCACACCACCGCGACCTGAgactgcaaaacacacacacacacagacactgacacacacacacacacacacgcacacatacatacacacacatacacacacaattacacacacacacagcaacccTGGACCTGGAGCAGCATCGTCCACTTTATttacatctttatttatttatgttctcTTAGCCTGCATGGctttttattctaattattagtatttttttatttttatttcttctactCTGCTgtgcactttattattattttttcgaCAAAGCGGGACGCTTTTGcggcaaaaacaaaacagaaacatcaTGATGTCCATGAACAGCAAACAGCCTCATTTCGCCATGCATCCGAGTTTACCCGAGCACAaatacactactttacactCGAGCTCGGAAGCGATCCGGAGAGCGTGTCTGCAAACTccacaggtaaaaaaaaacccaaactaccaagttatttctttttatttctgaagaAATCAAATGTAGcaaataatatactgtatttctAGAATGTTTGTTCTTCGTGCATGCAACGGAATGAATAgagtgtatattttttgtttttagtatAAAAGTAtacttaaataaattaaactgttACGCGTTTTACTTTTGCAACCTTCTAAACGCACTAATATGATCTGCTCACATTCTACCAATCATTTTCTAGTAATGAACATTATCACACAAACTATTATACAAACTATTCACACTGTCCTGTCTCCTCTCCGTTGTCCAGCTCCAGAGCAACATCTTCGCGAGCCTGGACGAGACCCTGCTGGCGCGCGCCGAGGCCCTGGCGGCCGTGGACATGGCGGTGTCGCAGGGCAAAGCCCACCCGTTCAAACCCGACGCCACGTACCACACGATGAACAGCGTACCGTGCTCGTCCACGTCCACGGTGCCCATCGCGCCGCCGCACCACccgcaccaccaccaccatcaccaccaccagaaCCTGGAACCACCGGACCTGATGGACCACATCAACTCGCCTTCCCTCGCCCTGATGAGCAGCGCGCACGAGGCGGGcggaggagctggaggaggcGGCGGAGGAGGTGGAGGCGGCGGTGGAGGCGGCGGAGGCGGCGGATTGATCTCCACCTCGGCGCATCCGCACTCACACATGCACGGCTTGAGTCATCTTTCGCACCAGGCTGCTATGAACATCAATTCCCCGCTcggacaccaccaccacccgcACCACCCACATCCAGGGCTTTTACCCAGCCACCCCGGTAGCGCTCAGGGCGCCTCCGGCCTTGTTCCCAATGGACTTCCGTCCCTCCCCGACTCGGATACGGACCCGCGCGAGCTCGAGGCATTCGCCGAGCGCTTTAAACAACGGCGGATCAAACTCGGTGTCACCCAAGCGGACGTGGGGGGCGCCCTGGCCAATCTGAAAATCCCCGGCGTGGGCTCGCTCAGTCAGAGCACCATATGTAGGTTCGAGTCTCTAACACTGTCACACAACAACATGATCGCGCTCAAGCCCATTCTCCAGGCCTGGCTCGAGGAGGCCGAGGGTGCGCAGCGCGAGAAAACGAACAAACCCGAGCTGTTTAACGGCGCCGAGAAGAAGCGCAAGCGCACGTCCATCGCCGCGCCCGAGAAGCGCTCTCTCGAGGCGTACTTCGCCGTTCAGCCGCGACCCTCCAGCGAGAAAATCGCGGCCATCGCCGAGAAACTGGACCTCAAAAAGAACGTGGTGCGCGTCTGGTTTTGCAACcaaagacaaaaacagaaacggTTGAAATTTTCAGCGGCGCACTGATGAtgctgatgttgatgatggtgatgatgatgatgatgacagtgatgaggatgaggacaTTTTTTGGACCAAGGGATCTACAGTCGTTTTGTAGGTCTGCTCCGACCCGGTGGGGTTTTTCATGATCACTCAgatttatgactttattatagTGGATGAGACTTTTACGTGACCCTTCTCGCGTCCTGAATTAATTTAAGATGAtgatatttatcatttatttatttatatatttattttcccatGATGCTGGTGAAGTATGCAAACTCCAGGTAATCCAGACTTGCGGAGAACACTTAATGCctttccccccaaaaaacagcGCAAGAACACAGAAATTCGggttctttccttttccttttccttttcctttcttttcttttcttaaaaaacacttttatttgaAACGATGAAATAGCCATGGAAGGATTACCTCATACTCCAAACTCGTCgtcctgtatttatttatttatttatttcattttatttaatttcttgtCAGTTGAATTAGCTAATATTTACGGATCATAATTTATTTCCTGGTTTGTGTGGAGCTTTAAAAAGTCGTTTCTGATGGAAAAGCAgagtcaaaatgaaaaaaaagtgagagaaaagtgagaaagaaaaagaggataCAAAATCCTTGTTTAATTGTTGGGTCTGTAATAGAGATTGGATTTGTTGCTTTTATCAATATTGCactgaaatataatatataatttcttaaaagtattattattattattattattattattattattattattattattattattattattattattggttagctttattaaaatgttttttttgtatatatataaacatacagatGACACCTGCTCAACTTGGAtttccctttttcctttttttccctttggaaatttctttatttcatttatgaaTCTGTCACTGGTGTTATTTTATAATGGCTCTATAACAACTTCGCATGTCAGACGATCACATTTCCATCCTAATGGAGCAGAatgaaagataataataataacaagaaaaaaaatctatatagaGAAttgtcttttttaattaattaatttattaattaatttatttattttgaatttgtaCACTTTGGTTTGCAGTGCAAACATTCTATGCATTATTAAAGTAATACCGACTGAAGCACTACCGCATTAGAGGACCTGCTGTTAGCCTTGTGGATGGTGTCACTGTttaatgccacacacacacacacacacacacacacacacacacacacactgttcgttTTGTCGTGTTATAAttgtccagaaaaaaaaaacccagaagagAAAGTTGTGTAAGTAGTGATTTATTTTGTGCACATATGTTTACAGACGGCGACCAAGGTGAGTCGCGCGCGCGCTCTGCGTCcctccatctttccatccatccattcatccatccatccatccatccatccgtccatccatctacccacccATCCACCAATCCACCCATCAGTCCATCGCCCCTTCTGTTCTGTAAAGCCAAATCCACTCCGCGAGCCCGTACACTTCTCAATAAATTAATGACAAATGAGAAAGAATCTTGactgatcattattattattattattattattattattattattattattattattattattattatttattatgtttttcttcttcattttgttgctgttgttggtactatatatatatatatatatatatatatatatatagtgtcataaatatgttataaacataaatacatttatataaagtATTCTGTGCAtcaaaccatatatatatatttgatgcaccatatatatatatatatatatatatatatatatatatatatatatatagatgaataattattttttaataattaataacctGGATGCACATTTACACATGTTGAACATCCAGCTGTTGATTTTAACCAGACAGGTCTATCAGGATCTTCACTCCTGAAGGTTATCCCTGCAAAGAGACacatactattattattattattattattattattattgttattacattATGTAACTCATCTGTTACTGCAATTATCAGTAGGGTTAGAGATATTGATATGGATCAAAAGACAAACAAGGACGGAAAAAATTgaggaaacattttttttgtacaaatttcaaaataaaaaataaaaatctacaaataaaaaaGGGTCATTCTAAATAAATCATAAGCACGGTCCTAATAATTGGTtctattatctttattattgttattattattattattattattattattattattattattattattgattaagAGGGAATCAGAGAACAGAGAAATGCGACAATTCAAAAGTTTTTGGTCATAGCTCCAAGTGAAGCAgtaactcttcttcttcttcttcttcttcttcttcttcttcttcttcttctactacttctactactactactacttctactactactactactactactactactactactactaggtAAGCATATATCTAGTATGGAAGTCGTCGATTCTACCTTCAGCATTAAATGTGAATACCCCTGATataccgtttttttttttttatttataaataattcatgCTCTGAGATTTGGAAATTAATAAAGCGAACACAAAGAGGCGCTAATTAAAAAGCTgagtaattattataattatgattaCGCTCGGCCTAATGGGATGTTACAGCATGTCAGACAAAGTGGCATTAAAGAGGGAGCGAATAAAGACACCTCGACCTCTCACTCACTACAATGTGCACtaatgtgctgctgctggtgtACACGCGCATCTCAAGACTAGAAACAGGAGacgaaaaaaagagaaaagaaatcactattactattttttttatttaaaaaatcttagcattgttataaataaaaaaaaacaattttatatttattttagtttgatttgtttttagctgacaataattattaatattagtatatATACCCgttaataattttaattgaatatatatatatattcaattaaaattaaaatgataatgataaatTAAACTATTATATTACAATTAAGATTAATTACTAATTACCAAGATTAACATTAGACGAAAATATCGCGCAAATAAATTCAAAACCAAGACTATAAtaccccccccaccaccaccaaatcTCTAAGAGTTGTAATTATTCTTATCAGGCTggtgaaaatgattttttttggcGAATGCGCGTAAAAGCGCAGTTAAACTTCCAGCATCTGGTTTTATACAGCTTTGTGGCCGCCTTAAAGGGggggataaaaaaagaaagaaagaaaaaaaagaaaataaatgttaaatgtaagtGATGCAATATTAATCACGGGCGCTGATATAAAATGCAATATTTCAAGGAGCTGAAGGGCTTTTATTCGGAGCACAGCAGCAGCGCCGGAGAGCAAAGAAAACGAcaggaaaaaaaggagagaaaaagggggaaaaaaataaagattcgGTTATTGTTCGCGTTTGGCTTTCGGCGACGTGAAAAGGGCGAGCTGGAGTGAGTAAgcactttcacttttatttatccCTAGCAAGATCCAAATCATTTCTTTCTAATCTTGGAAAATCTAAACGAGactttatttgctttatttatttatttttgtgtgtgtctaacaTTTAACGTTTACAAATGCACGTgacggttgtgtgtgtgttttttttagagaaacaatttagattttttatttttattttaaggtgATCGAAAGTTGCAAAGGAAAACGAAAATTATGCATTATATAACACACCGACGCATTATTATAGTATCTTTACTGCAAAGCCGACCTTATAGGTAATTTCCTATACCTAAGACAGCAGTGTGCATATTTTTGGAGCTGGaacttttatatgaaaatacaGAAGCTGAAGATAAACCCAGGATCCCCTCTGAATATGGCTTTTAATCTTCTCCCGATTGCTTTCATATCGCTACCTTGTTTTGCTTGCAgtgcagtgtttcagctctttatTTAGTGCATTATGGAGAACTCCACATCCCACAGTCAGCTCTGCTAgctctgctgtctgtctgctcgcTGTGTGCTCGAAGTGTGTGATGGCAGTAAAACCCCTCTGATTTGCCCCCCGATTTGCCCCTGGCCGGAGGGGAGCCCTCGGCTACCCCAGCTGCTCCACCAGCCATATGGAGCTATTCATCATAGAGCTATTAATCAGCAGATTTACATCAACACCG
This genomic window contains:
- the pou4f1 gene encoding POU domain, class 4, transcription factor 1, which gives rise to MMSMNSKQPHFAMHPSLPEHKYTTLHSSSEAIRRACLQTPQLQSNIFASLDETLLARAEALAAVDMAVSQGKAHPFKPDATYHTMNSVPCSSTSTVPIAPPHHPHHHHHHHHQNLEPPDLMDHINSPSLALMSSAHEAGGGAGGGGGGGGGGGGGGGGGGLISTSAHPHSHMHGLSHLSHQAAMNINSPLGHHHHPHHPHPGLLPSHPGSAQGASGLVPNGLPSLPDSDTDPRELEAFAERFKQRRIKLGVTQADVGGALANLKIPGVGSLSQSTICRFESLTLSHNNMIALKPILQAWLEEAEGAQREKTNKPELFNGAEKKRKRTSIAAPEKRSLEAYFAVQPRPSSEKIAAIAEKLDLKKNVVRVWFCNQRQKQKRLKFSAAH